One window of Flavobacterium ammonificans genomic DNA carries:
- a CDS encoding BlaI/MecI/CopY family transcriptional regulator, which yields MQKLTNKEEEIMHILWKLKRAFVKDIMEEIVEDKPHYNTLSTIVRNLEEKGYVGYNAYGKTHQYFPIVPIEEYRKAFMNTAITNYFNSSYKNLVSYFAEEEKISAEELREILALIEKKD from the coding sequence ATGCAAAAACTTACCAACAAAGAAGAAGAAATAATGCACATTTTATGGAAGCTAAAAAGAGCTTTTGTAAAAGACATTATGGAAGAAATTGTAGAGGATAAACCACACTACAATACACTCTCAACAATTGTTCGAAATTTAGAAGAGAAAGGGTATGTAGGGTATAATGCCTACGGAAAAACCCACCAGTACTTCCCTATTGTTCCAATTGAGGAGTATCGAAAAGCATTTATGAATACCGCTATTACAAATTACTTTAATAGTTCATACAAAAATCTAGTTTCCTATTTTGCTGAAGAAGAGAAAATATCGGCTGAGGAGCTCCGTGAAATTTTAGCTTTAATCGAAAAAAAGGACTAG
- a CDS encoding helix-turn-helix domain-containing protein, giving the protein MNSIGNKISELRKVKGYTQEELAELSKINLRTIQRIENDKNEPRGKTLKLICDILEIDPSEFKSNTMNNHKKSVLYILLNICFYLLLNIILMFVIGFLTLDSEANLNSRIGAFLLSIFIPFYIVYITKSMNPIERVLKFGSGYILYIIMLLFARGLILGFQIGFIRTGLFQCLIISIGVLFYGNYLLKEEK; this is encoded by the coding sequence ATGAATTCAATTGGTAATAAAATTTCTGAATTAAGAAAAGTAAAAGGTTACACTCAAGAGGAATTAGCAGAATTATCTAAAATCAATCTTAGAACTATCCAAAGAATTGAAAATGATAAAAACGAACCTCGGGGTAAAACTTTAAAATTAATTTGTGATATATTAGAAATTGACCCCTCCGAATTTAAATCTAACACAATGAATAATCATAAAAAAAGTGTTTTATATATTTTATTGAATATATGTTTCTACTTATTATTAAATATAATTTTAATGTTTGTAATAGGTTTTCTAACTCTAGATTCTGAAGCAAATTTAAACAGTAGAATTGGAGCTTTTCTTTTAAGCATTTTTATTCCTTTTTACATTGTATACATCACTAAAAGTATGAATCCAATAGAAAGAGTTTTAAAATTTGGTTCTGGATATATTTTATATATAATTATGTTATTATTTGCTCGAGGTCTAATATTGGGATTCCAAATTGGGTTTATTAGGACAGGATTATTTCAATGTTTGATAATATCTATTGGGGTTTTATTTTATGGAAACTATTTACTAAAGGAAGAGAAATAA
- a CDS encoding MDR family MFS transporter, with the protein MIQSGLQRYINNFRGFRREVWILALITFINRAGTMVLPFLSKYLKEDLHLSYSQVGWIMVCFGFGSMLGSWLGGKLSDKIGFYKIMIFSLFTSGVMFFFLQYVTSFWALCVSMFTIMVIADMFRPAMFVSLGTYAKPENRTRALTLVRLAVNLGFAAGPALGGLIILSQGYQALFWVDGSSCIIAIVLFAVLVKEKKVPEDLIAKKEAEAKRESVFKDKIFWIFLFVCFITAVLFFQLFTTLPLYHSEHFGLTEFQSGLILSFNGILIFFLEMPIVSYCQRKNISKLKIILWGSILMAISFYVLLLNAWAVFLIVSLLFITFGEMFIFPFSNSFALSRATKGHEGRYMALFTMSFSLAHIASSKMGLEIISHFNYQANWFVMGTLGVIAVLCCIWLQRLLKQAQ; encoded by the coding sequence ATGATTCAGTCAGGACTGCAACGATACATCAATAATTTTAGAGGCTTTCGAAGAGAGGTTTGGATTTTGGCGTTGATTACTTTTATCAATCGCGCCGGAACAATGGTCTTGCCATTTCTATCCAAATACCTCAAAGAAGACTTGCATCTTTCCTATTCTCAAGTAGGATGGATTATGGTGTGTTTTGGTTTTGGCTCGATGCTTGGCTCCTGGTTAGGTGGAAAATTATCTGACAAAATTGGATTTTACAAAATCATGATTTTCAGTTTATTTACTAGTGGTGTGATGTTCTTTTTCTTGCAATACGTCACTTCTTTTTGGGCCTTGTGTGTAAGTATGTTTACCATTATGGTGATTGCCGATATGTTTCGTCCCGCCATGTTTGTGTCATTAGGCACCTATGCCAAACCCGAAAATCGTACGCGCGCTTTGACCTTAGTTAGATTAGCTGTCAATCTAGGTTTTGCAGCTGGACCCGCCTTAGGTGGTTTGATTATTTTAAGCCAAGGCTACCAAGCCTTATTTTGGGTAGATGGAAGTTCTTGTATTATAGCCATTGTTCTATTTGCAGTATTGGTAAAAGAAAAGAAAGTCCCTGAAGATTTAATTGCCAAAAAAGAAGCTGAAGCCAAAAGAGAATCAGTTTTTAAAGACAAAATATTTTGGATTTTCTTATTCGTTTGTTTCATAACAGCGGTTTTATTTTTTCAATTATTTACTACGCTACCGCTCTATCACAGCGAACATTTTGGTTTAACCGAATTTCAAAGCGGATTGATTTTGTCCTTTAACGGAATCCTTATTTTCTTTCTAGAAATGCCAATTGTAAGTTATTGCCAACGTAAAAACATCAGTAAACTCAAGATTATTTTGTGGGGAAGCATACTAATGGCAATTAGTTTTTATGTATTGCTATTGAATGCCTGGGCAGTCTTCTTAATTGTGAGTTTACTCTTTATTACTTTTGGTGAAATGTTTATTTTCCCCTTCTCCAATTCTTTTGCATTGAGTCGTGCAACCAAAGGCCACGAAGGACGTTATATGGCTTTGTTCACCATGAGTTTCAGTTTGGCGCATATTGCAAGTTCCAAAATGGGGTTAGAAATTATTAGCCACTTCAACTACCAAGCCAATTGGTTTGTAATGGGAACATTGGGAGTTATTGCTGTATTGTGTTGCATTTGGTTGCAACGTTTACTTAAACAAGCCCAGTAA
- a CDS encoding DUF1684 domain-containing protein — MKKVVALLMMMQFGFGFAQAQFDLASIEKFQKELNAEYADAKTSPLLPEDLISFQTLDFYPANAQFFVVAKFIRTENEQPFEMKTTTTRKPVYVKYGEAHFSIDGQDFKLNIYSNIELSKKKEYKDYLFLPFSDLTCGNESYIGGRYLDLEIPQGNTIVIDFNTSYNPYCAYNPKYSCPKVPLENDLKIEIRAGVQKFHD, encoded by the coding sequence ATGAAGAAGGTAGTTGCTTTATTAATGATGATGCAATTTGGTTTTGGCTTTGCCCAAGCCCAATTTGATTTGGCTAGTATAGAGAAATTCCAAAAGGAATTGAATGCCGAATATGCCGATGCTAAAACGAGTCCGCTTTTACCAGAAGATTTAATATCATTTCAAACCTTGGATTTTTATCCTGCCAATGCCCAATTTTTTGTAGTAGCAAAATTTATTCGTACCGAGAACGAGCAACCTTTCGAAATGAAAACGACTACTACTAGAAAACCCGTTTATGTGAAGTATGGTGAAGCGCATTTTAGCATTGATGGCCAGGATTTTAAATTGAACATATATAGCAATATTGAATTGTCCAAAAAGAAAGAATACAAAGATTATTTGTTCTTGCCTTTTTCGGATTTGACTTGTGGGAACGAAAGTTATATTGGGGGAAGATATCTTGATTTGGAAATCCCTCAAGGTAATACTATTGTGATTGATTTCAATACTTCTTATAATCCGTATTGTGCCTATAATCCGAAATATTCATGTCCGAAAGTGCCTTTGGAAAACGATTTAAAAATTGAAATTCGCGCGGGTGTTCAAAAGTTTCATGATTAA
- a CDS encoding TatD family hydrolase, producing MQYFNLHTHSYSNQSDVVELVNQYPQEFNDVIPNYSIGIHPWFIVEDRIESDFASIESKLKEKNCLAIGECGLDKRIVIPFELQQAVFERQLLLAEKYQKPVVIHCVAAFQELIAIKKRLKISVPFLIHGFSKNESVANELLANGCYISFGKYLLRMHQLESVFCAMPNDRFFLETDTDEQTIQEVYELAAQYKGLSVAQIQEIVNTNFNTIFATHLTNNQINL from the coding sequence ATGCAGTACTTTAATTTACATACGCATTCGTATAGCAATCAATCAGATGTGGTTGAATTAGTGAATCAATATCCTCAAGAATTTAATGATGTAATTCCTAATTATTCTATTGGAATTCACCCTTGGTTTATTGTGGAAGATCGTATCGAAAGTGATTTCGCTAGTATTGAAAGTAAATTAAAAGAGAAAAATTGTTTGGCTATAGGCGAGTGCGGATTGGACAAGCGAATTGTAATTCCGTTTGAATTACAGCAAGCCGTTTTTGAACGACAATTGCTTTTGGCAGAAAAATACCAAAAACCAGTTGTGATTCATTGTGTAGCGGCTTTTCAGGAGTTGATTGCGATTAAAAAGCGATTGAAAATTTCGGTTCCTTTTCTCATACATGGATTTTCTAAAAATGAATCCGTAGCCAATGAATTACTAGCAAATGGTTGTTATATTTCATTTGGAAAATATTTATTGCGAATGCACCAATTAGAATCCGTTTTTTGTGCCATGCCCAACGACCGATTTTTTTTGGAAACCGATACAGACGAACAAACGATTCAAGAAGTGTATGAGCTAGCGGCACAATATAAAGGGCTTTCAGTTGCTCAAATACAAGAAATAGTGAATACTAATTTTAATACCATTTTTGCTACCCATTTAACAAATAACCAAATAAACTTATAA
- a CDS encoding tRNA threonylcarbamoyladenosine dehydratase, with the protein MAEWTERAELLFKKEGLDKLQNAKVLVVGLGGVGSFAAEFLARAGVGTMTIVDGDVVDITNINRQLPALHSTVGQSKISIVGDRLMDINPELQLTRIQEFLSPERAFELVSTEFDYVLDCIDSVTPKLNLIIAAKRKGVKVISSMGAGGKMEAAKVKVSDISKTENCFLARTIKRRLKEVKIDKGVKVVFSSEIQDETSLKTTDGKNFKKSFYGTNSYMPGLFGLYAAETVIRYLLNRD; encoded by the coding sequence ATGGCAGAGTGGACAGAAAGAGCCGAATTATTATTTAAAAAAGAAGGATTAGATAAATTACAAAATGCTAAAGTATTAGTCGTTGGTTTAGGAGGTGTGGGTTCTTTTGCGGCTGAATTTTTAGCAAGAGCAGGAGTTGGCACTATGACTATCGTTGATGGAGATGTAGTGGATATTACCAATATTAACAGACAATTACCTGCTTTACATTCTACCGTTGGTCAATCTAAAATTTCCATTGTGGGTGATCGTTTAATGGACATTAATCCCGAATTACAATTGACTCGAATCCAAGAATTTTTATCGCCAGAGCGTGCGTTTGAATTGGTTTCAACAGAGTTTGATTATGTTTTGGATTGTATCGATAGCGTTACACCCAAATTGAATTTAATTATCGCTGCCAAAAGAAAAGGGGTAAAAGTAATCAGCAGTATGGGCGCTGGAGGTAAAATGGAAGCGGCTAAAGTAAAAGTTTCTGATATTAGTAAAACAGAAAATTGCTTTTTAGCGCGAACCATCAAACGCCGTTTGAAAGAAGTAAAAATTGACAAAGGAGTGAAAGTAGTTTTCTCTTCAGAAATTCAGGACGAAACAAGTTTAAAAACAACTGACGGAAAGAATTTCAAGAAATCATTTTACGGCACTAACAGTTATATGCCTGGATTGTTTGGCTTGTATGCAGCAGAAACCGTGATTCGCTATTTATTAAACAGAGACTAA
- a CDS encoding HAD family hydrolase, which translates to MIQTVIFDMDGVIVDTEPVHRYAYFKQFEELNIEVTEAMYTSFTGFSTRNTFQTLKEQFQLEQEVEDLIQRKRSIFNDAFDTKEDLELLEGVRTLIEDLHQNGIQLILASSASKVTIDRVFTRFGLHDFFTHIVSGEDFPKSKPHPAIFEHAASLSIASKENCIVIEDSTNGVKAAKAAGIFCVGYVSAHSKDQNLDEADCIINHFNELNAQAVKILN; encoded by the coding sequence ATGATACAGACGGTGATTTTTGACATGGATGGAGTAATTGTGGATACCGAACCGGTTCATCGCTATGCCTATTTCAAACAATTTGAGGAACTGAATATTGAAGTAACCGAGGCAATGTATACTTCGTTTACTGGATTTTCGACTCGAAATACGTTTCAAACTTTAAAAGAACAATTTCAATTAGAGCAGGAGGTAGAAGACTTGATTCAGCGAAAGAGAAGTATCTTTAATGATGCTTTTGATACCAAAGAAGATTTGGAATTGCTTGAAGGTGTTAGAACTTTAATAGAAGATTTGCACCAAAACGGAATTCAATTGATTTTAGCTTCTTCAGCTTCGAAAGTGACGATTGATCGCGTTTTTACTCGTTTTGGCTTGCATGACTTTTTTACTCATATTGTCAGTGGAGAAGATTTTCCAAAATCCAAACCACATCCAGCAATTTTTGAACATGCGGCTTCTTTATCAATTGCGTCAAAAGAAAATTGTATTGTTATTGAAGATAGTACTAATGGTGTAAAAGCAGCCAAAGCTGCAGGAATTTTTTGTGTGGGATATGTAAGTGCACATTCAAAAGATCAAAATCTTGATGAGGCAGATTGTATCATTAATCATTTTAATGAGCTAAATGCTCAAGCTGTCAAGATATTAAATTAA
- a CDS encoding DUF2911 domain-containing protein: MKKIIFALAVLISQFVAQAQIKTPQSSPRAIVSQMVGLTEVDLNYSRPGAKGRPVFGNLVPFGKLWRTGANENTTISFSDDVVIDGKTLKKGKYALYTVPRIESWDVIFYTTTDNWGLPEQFNEANVALKTTVKEEALSKPVENLTIAISNLDNNSATLEISWENSFVSLKFEVPTQKTAMASIDKVLAGPTANDYYSAANYLFQSNSDMGKSLDYVNKSLEMSKVKPFWYLRLKSVIQAKIGDKSGAIETAKLSLEAAEEAKNQDYVKMNKDSIAEWSKK, translated from the coding sequence ATGAAAAAAATAATTTTTGCATTAGCCGTATTAATTTCTCAATTTGTTGCACAAGCACAAATCAAAACACCACAGTCAAGTCCAAGAGCTATAGTTAGTCAAATGGTTGGATTAACAGAAGTTGATTTAAATTATTCGCGTCCAGGAGCAAAAGGAAGACCTGTTTTTGGAAATTTGGTTCCTTTTGGTAAACTTTGGAGAACGGGTGCCAATGAAAATACAACAATCTCATTTAGTGATGATGTAGTTATTGATGGCAAAACCTTAAAGAAAGGAAAATATGCCTTGTATACAGTGCCAAGAATTGAAAGTTGGGATGTTATTTTTTATACCACAACTGATAACTGGGGTTTACCAGAGCAATTCAATGAAGCCAATGTTGCCTTGAAAACTACTGTTAAGGAAGAAGCTTTATCAAAACCAGTTGAGAATTTAACTATTGCCATTTCTAATTTGGACAATAATTCGGCAACATTAGAAATCTCTTGGGAGAACTCTTTTGTAAGTTTGAAATTTGAGGTTCCGACTCAAAAAACGGCTATGGCTAGTATAGATAAAGTTTTAGCTGGACCAACCGCTAATGATTATTATTCGGCTGCCAATTATTTGTTCCAGTCTAATTCTGATATGGGTAAATCCTTAGATTACGTTAATAAATCGTTGGAGATGAGTAAAGTTAAACCATTTTGGTATTTACGCCTTAAATCTGTAATTCAAGCTAAAATAGGAGATAAATCAGGAGCAATTGAAACTGCTAAACTATCGCTTGAAGCTGCTGAAGAAGCTAAGAATCAAGATTACGTTAAAATGAATAAAGATAGTATTGCTGAATGGAGCAAAAAATAA
- a CDS encoding sodium:solute symporter — protein sequence MQLFDWIILIATLLFIVIYGVWKTNGSKNVQDYILGSNETPWHIIGLSVMATQASAITFLSTPGQAYHDGMGFVQFYFGLPIAMVIVSLTFIPIYHKYKVYTAYEYLGKRFDTRTRSLAAFLFLFQRGLGTGLTIYAPAIILSGLLGWNINYLNIIIGLLVIVYTVTGGTKAVNVTQKQQMFIILLGMLITFFWILYYLPNDMSFSNAMHIAGANDKMNIVNFSFDPEEKYTFWSGITGGFFLALAYFGTDQSQVGRYLSGKTVKESQMGLIMNGILKVPMQFFILLTGVLVFVFFQFNPVPLNFNPNNKISVENSPYKSEYNLLEKKLELISEDKKVINLLYMEQLNQDYDNPILRKEMIALSDKEKNLRDRAKELISKANKNNETNDKDYVFFHFILNYLPKGLIGLLLAVIISAAMSSTASGLNALASTTTIDIYKRNLKEEKSDKHYLNASKLFTLFWGIVAILFACIGTLFENLIQLVNIIGSIFYGTVLGIFLVGIYSKRIQSDAIFYSAVFSQIAIFIIYYFAIYIYPSGEEKLGYLWLNFIGALLTMILSWLLERLVFKNQKAFID from the coding sequence ATGCAATTATTTGACTGGATCATATTAATTGCTACCTTACTATTTATAGTAATATATGGCGTTTGGAAAACCAATGGAAGTAAAAATGTCCAAGATTATATTTTAGGTAGTAATGAAACACCTTGGCATATCATAGGTCTATCCGTTATGGCCACTCAAGCAAGTGCTATCACATTTTTATCAACTCCAGGTCAAGCCTATCATGACGGTATGGGTTTTGTACAGTTTTATTTTGGTTTACCCATAGCCATGGTGATTGTTTCCTTAACATTTATTCCAATTTATCATAAATACAAAGTCTATACCGCTTACGAATATTTAGGAAAACGTTTCGATACTCGAACACGTTCATTAGCGGCCTTTCTATTTTTGTTCCAAAGAGGATTAGGTACTGGGTTAACTATTTACGCTCCAGCAATTATTTTATCTGGTTTATTAGGTTGGAATATTAACTACCTCAATATCATTATCGGCCTATTGGTAATAGTATATACTGTAACTGGCGGAACTAAAGCGGTGAACGTAACCCAAAAACAACAAATGTTTATCATCTTGTTAGGAATGCTTATCACCTTTTTTTGGATACTGTATTACTTGCCAAATGATATGAGTTTTAGTAATGCTATGCATATTGCTGGCGCCAATGATAAAATGAATATTGTCAATTTTTCTTTTGATCCAGAAGAAAAATATACTTTTTGGAGTGGAATTACAGGAGGTTTTTTCTTGGCTTTGGCTTATTTTGGCACAGATCAATCTCAAGTAGGACGTTATTTATCTGGAAAAACGGTAAAAGAAAGTCAGATGGGTTTAATAATGAACGGCATACTCAAAGTTCCTATGCAATTCTTTATTTTGTTAACAGGTGTACTTGTTTTTGTCTTTTTCCAATTTAACCCAGTACCTCTAAATTTTAATCCTAATAACAAAATTAGTGTTGAAAATTCACCCTATAAAAGCGAATACAATCTGCTTGAAAAAAAATTAGAGCTAATATCGGAAGACAAGAAAGTAATCAACCTCTTGTACATGGAACAGTTGAATCAGGATTATGACAATCCTATTCTGCGTAAAGAAATGATTGCTTTATCAGATAAAGAAAAAAATTTACGCGATCGTGCTAAAGAATTGATCTCTAAAGCCAATAAAAACAATGAAACCAATGATAAAGATTATGTCTTTTTTCATTTTATCTTAAATTACCTACCCAAAGGACTCATCGGATTGTTATTAGCTGTAATCATTTCAGCAGCCATGTCATCCACAGCTTCCGGTTTGAATGCATTGGCTTCGACCACAACCATTGATATTTACAAACGCAATTTAAAAGAAGAAAAATCAGATAAACATTATCTGAATGCTAGTAAACTTTTTACGTTGTTTTGGGGAATTGTAGCCATTCTATTTGCTTGTATTGGCACTTTATTCGAAAACTTAATCCAATTGGTAAACATTATTGGCTCCATTTTTTACGGAACTGTATTAGGAATATTTTTAGTTGGGATTTACTCCAAAAGGATTCAATCGGATGCCATTTTTTACAGTGCTGTTTTTAGCCAAATTGCCATTTTCATCATCTATTACTTTGCTATTTATATTTATCCAAGTGGCGAAGAAAAACTAGGCTATTTATGGCTTAATTTCATAGGTGCGTTATTAACAATGATCTTGTCTTGGCTATTAGAACGATTGGTATTCAAAAATCAGAAAGCATTTATAGACTAA
- a CDS encoding mechanosensitive ion channel domain-containing protein has translation MMTTTLFDDYAREAIATGIVLILLVVLRVITTKLVRRYARLSQTVERRTNLVIKYLHLLINIFLIIALTIIWGVDAKDIIIAVSSLATVVGVAMVAQWSILSNITSGIILFFSYPFKIGDTIHIHDKDFPIIAEIDDIGAFYISMITKEGELVIYPNSLVLQKGISIVKTEFPSSEFTD, from the coding sequence ATGATGACTACTACATTATTTGATGATTATGCCCGAGAAGCCATAGCTACTGGAATTGTGTTGATTTTATTGGTCGTTTTACGTGTCATTACAACAAAATTAGTTCGCCGATACGCTCGTTTAAGCCAAACTGTCGAACGTAGAACTAATTTAGTTATCAAATACCTCCATTTGCTAATTAATATATTTCTAATTATTGCTCTTACCATAATTTGGGGAGTTGATGCAAAAGATATTATTATTGCGGTTTCATCATTGGCAACAGTTGTGGGTGTCGCTATGGTTGCCCAATGGTCTATCTTGAGTAACATTACCTCAGGAATAATATTGTTTTTTTCATATCCGTTTAAAATAGGCGACACAATACACATTCACGATAAGGATTTTCCAATTATAGCTGAAATTGATGATATAGGTGCTTTTTATATAAGTATGATTACAAAGGAAGGTGAGTTAGTTATATACCCCAACTCTTTGGTATTACAAAAAGGAATTTCTATTGTTAAAACCGAATTTCCATCCTCTGAATTCACAGACTAA
- a CDS encoding Maf-like protein — protein MLKNKLANYSIILASGSPRRQQFFKDLDLDFEIRLKEIEEIYPSELKAGQITNYLAELKANAFEGELNDNEILITSDTIVWHNDKALGKPKDKEDAFAILKSLSNATHEVITSVCFKTKNKTELISEITKVTFNPLTDAVIDYYLEHYKPFDKAGAYGIQEWIGFIGVAKVEGSYTNVMGMPTDKVFEYLNNLDK, from the coding sequence ATGCTTAAAAACAAATTAGCCAACTACTCCATCATTTTAGCTTCGGGTTCACCGAGACGCCAACAGTTTTTCAAAGATTTAGATTTGGATTTTGAAATTCGTCTTAAAGAAATTGAAGAAATCTATCCGTCGGAATTGAAGGCAGGTCAAATTACAAATTATTTAGCCGAGCTAAAAGCCAATGCTTTTGAAGGGGAATTAAACGATAACGAAATCCTAATCACAAGTGATACTATTGTTTGGCACAACGATAAAGCTTTGGGAAAACCCAAAGATAAAGAGGATGCTTTTGCAATATTAAAATCACTTTCAAATGCAACGCACGAAGTGATTACTTCGGTTTGTTTTAAAACAAAAAACAAAACAGAACTGATTTCTGAAATTACAAAAGTGACATTTAACCCACTAACCGATGCGGTGATTGACTACTATTTGGAGCATTATAAACCTTTTGATAAAGCGGGTGCTTACGGCATTCAAGAATGGATTGGATTTATTGGCGTTGCTAAAGTAGAAGGTTCCTATACCAATGTAATGGGAATGCCTACGGATAAAGTTTTTGAGTATTTAAACAATTTAGATAAATAA
- a CDS encoding KdsC family phosphatase: MAKSYKEIMNDIKTFVFDVDGVLTDGSVFVSNEGEMLRTMNIRDGYALKSAIDCGYNVCIISGGSNEGVRVRLRNLGITDIHLGTPDKVATFDEYMDIYNIKPEQVLYMGDDIPDYHVMKLVGLPTCPQDACPEIKSISKYISHKNGGKGAVRDVIEQVMKVQGKWMGNFDGKHD; encoded by the coding sequence ATGGCAAAAAGCTATAAAGAAATAATGAACGACATCAAGACTTTTGTTTTTGATGTGGACGGTGTACTTACTGACGGTTCCGTTTTTGTTTCAAACGAAGGAGAAATGTTACGAACTATGAACATTCGAGATGGTTATGCTTTAAAATCAGCCATAGATTGCGGATATAATGTATGTATCATTTCGGGCGGAAGCAACGAGGGAGTTCGTGTTCGTTTACGCAATTTAGGAATTACCGATATTCATTTAGGAACTCCTGATAAAGTGGCAACTTTTGATGAATACATGGATATTTATAACATTAAACCGGAACAAGTGCTCTATATGGGCGATGACATCCCTGATTATCACGTAATGAAATTAGTAGGTTTACCAACTTGCCCTCAGGATGCTTGTCCAGAAATAAAATCCATTTCAAAATACATTTCGCATAAAAATGGCGGAAAAGGAGCTGTTCGAGATGTAATTGAACAAGTGATGAAGGTGCAAGGAAAATGGATGGGAAATTTTGACGGAAAACACGATTAA
- a CDS encoding Rossmann-like and DUF2520 domain-containing protein, whose product MTKVSIIGSGNVAQHLIQAFQLDNSIEIVQVFARTKKNLAHLLHSDRIISDYSQLQAADVYIIAVSDDAIADVSAALPFNNQLVVHTSGTVALTSIAITNRRGVFYPLQTFSKDKAVNFKTIPICLEAENEKDFKTLSSIASTISDAVYKINSEQRKALHIAAVFVNNFVNHLYQMGNEICENNQVPFEILKPLIQETAHKIITLSPKDAQTGPAKRNDLKTIEAHQQFLTDENQANVYRILTQSILNNGKKL is encoded by the coding sequence ATGACTAAAGTAAGTATAATCGGTTCTGGAAATGTAGCACAACATTTAATTCAGGCTTTTCAATTGGATAATTCAATTGAAATAGTTCAGGTATTTGCGCGAACTAAAAAGAATTTGGCACACCTACTCCATTCAGATCGTATTATTTCCGACTATTCGCAATTACAAGCTGCGGATGTTTACATCATAGCCGTTTCAGATGATGCTATTGCTGATGTGTCGGCTGCGTTACCTTTTAATAACCAATTGGTAGTTCATACTTCAGGAACTGTTGCTTTAACATCCATTGCAATTACAAATCGCCGTGGTGTTTTTTATCCTTTACAAACATTTTCTAAAGACAAAGCAGTGAATTTTAAAACAATTCCTATTTGCTTGGAAGCCGAGAATGAAAAGGATTTCAAAACTCTAAGTTCAATTGCCTCTACTATTTCAGATGCTGTATACAAAATCAATTCTGAACAGCGAAAAGCCTTGCATATAGCAGCCGTATTTGTAAACAATTTTGTGAATCATTTGTACCAAATGGGCAACGAAATTTGTGAAAACAACCAAGTCCCTTTTGAAATTTTGAAACCATTAATTCAAGAAACAGCACATAAAATTATAACGCTTTCGCCAAAAGATGCACAAACTGGTCCAGCAAAGCGAAACGACTTAAAAACAATTGAAGCACATCAACAATTTTTAACTGACGAAAATCAAGCTAATGTGTATAGAATATTAACTCAATCCATACTAAATAATGGCAAAAAGCTATAA